The Coffea arabica cultivar ET-39 chromosome 9e, Coffea Arabica ET-39 HiFi, whole genome shotgun sequence genome has a window encoding:
- the LOC113709547 gene encoding uncharacterized protein isoform X3, whose product MGSGRGGSGATTATTATSTKTNNGNKSVNNGGAGGLQSIPSGSRKIVQSLKEIVNCPEAEIYAMLKECNMDPNEAVNKLLSQDPFHEVKSKREKKKEGKDTSESRPRGTSSTSNRGRIGTDRYPSRGGSSAESGALHGRPAHKKENGPNAYASSLSSTSAVAGNSTSRRPTSYSSDAAAAAAAASATATEVKGPALGMLDSASLVSQPSGYQPTWVGAPGQISMADIVKMGKPQSKASSTSHNVNHQHIQGSSSTAYQNLRFPEDHASKVPVEHLEPDVSSAQHASMDDEWPSIEQPVPTSLPSVSKPLVDHELHPDSSNLPFDTINIDSGADEVQAIEDGSVEDHEANHVGLPTISSRKLQEDNSGSASLFDNDLYRNRGSYQPQNHTYDLQGVEDGGMSVSSVTANLQELSLQKEDRELTVERDGPSVVIPDHLQVQSADCSHLSFGSFGSGIGASFSGPSASIPVKTNLEEAPTEADGSSVGHTETRNSEYYGDESLRNASDGNLFHRTGASTGSYDSSSASQPEPLKVESLDVERGNQYAFPSSTPGYSFENPQQLNIGFSESQTSSQMQNLSPFANVMPSYTNSLPNTLLAASVPSGRESDLPYPFPVTQSMGTKYGNSVSSIGGPSISMAELTPQTISGTSVATGPALPQHLAAHPYSQPTLPLGPFANMIGYPFLPQSYAYMPSFQQAFAGNSTYHQSLAAVLPQYKNSVSVSSLPQSAAVASGYGAFGSSTTVPGNFTMNQPAAPSGTNLGYDDVLSAQYKDSNHLISLQQSDSSGMWLHGPGSRTMSAVPASTYYSFQGQNQQPGGFRQGQQPSQNYGSLGYPNFYHSQTGMSLDHQQQNPRDGSLGGSQGQPKQSQQIWQNSY is encoded by the exons ATGGGGAGCGGCAGAGGAGGAAGCGGCGCCACCACCGCCACCACCGCCACCAGCACCAAAACTAACAACGGTAATAAGAGTGTTAACAATGGTGGTGCGGGAGGGTTGCAGTCGATTCCGTCGGGGTCTCGGAAAATAGTGCAGAGTTTAAAGGAGATTGTTAACTGCCCTGAAGCTGAGATCTACGCTATGCTTAAAGAATGTAATATGGACCCTAATGAAGCCGTTAACAAACTCCTCTCTCAAG ATCCTTTCCACGAGGTCAAGAgcaaaagagagaagaagaaagag GGTAAGGATACGTCTGAATCTAGGCCACGAGGTACAAGTAGCACTTCAAACCGTGGCAGGATTGGTACAGACCGATATCCCAGCCGTGGTGGGAGTTCTGCTG AATCTGGTGCTTTGCATGGTAGACCTGCACACAAGAAGGAAAATGGTCCTAATGCTTACGCAAGTTCTTTATCTTCAACATCTGCAGTGGCAGGAAATAGCACAAGTAGGCGGCCTACGTCCTATAG CAGtgatgctgctgctgctgctgctgctgccagTGCCACTGCCACTGAAGTTAAAGGGCCAGCCTTAGGTATGCTTGATAGTGCCTCATTAGTCTCACAACCATCTGGATATCAACCTACCTGGGTGGGAGCTCCTGGTCAAATATCAATGGCAGACATTGTGAAGATGGGTAAGCCACAGAGCAAAGCATCAAGTACATCTCATAATGTTAATCACCAGCATATTCAGGGGTCATCATCCACTGCATATCAAAATTTGCGGTTCCCTGAAGATCATGCTTCCAAAGTTCCAGTGGAACACCTTGAGCCAGATGTTTCTTCTGCTCAGCATGCTTCCATGGATGATGAGTGGCCTTCAATTGAGCAGCCAGTACCTACTAGTCTGCCATCTGTTTCTAAGCCTCTTGTAGATCATGAGCTGCATCCAGATTCTTCCAACTTACCCTTTGATACGATCAATATAGACTCGGGAGCAGATGAGGTTCAGGCAATTGAGGATGGCAGTGTTGAAGATCATGAAGCAAACCATGTTGGGCTTCCTACCATCTCCAGTAGAAAGCTCCAGGAGGATAATTCTGGGAGTGCATCTCTTTTTGATAATGATTTGTACAGAAACAGGGGTTCCTATCAACCTCAAAATCACACTTATGATCTTCAGGGAG TTGAGGATGGTGGTATGTCAGTGTCCTCGGTGACGGCTAACTTGCAGGAATTAAGTTTGCAAAAGGAGGACCGAGAGTTGACAGTTGAGAGAGATGGCCCTTCTGTGGTAATTCCTGATCACCTCCAAGTTCAGTCTGCAGATTGCTCGCACTTGAGCTTTGGGAGCTTCGGATCTGGCATCGGTGCTTCTTTTTCTGGGCCTTCGGCATCGATACCTGTGAAAACTAATTTGGAAGAGGCTCCTACAGAGGCAGATGGTTCATCTGTTGGGCACACAGAAACTAG AAACTCTGAGTATTATGGTGATGAGTCGCTGAGAAATGCCTCAGATGGTAATTTGTTCCATAGAACTGGTGCAAGTACTGGGAGTTATGATTCATCTTCTGCTTCACAACCTGAACCGTTAAAAGTTGAAAGTCTTGATGTTGAGCGTGGAAATCAGTATGCCTTCCCTTCATCTACACCTGGCTATAGTTTTGAAAATCCCCAACAGTTGAACATTGGATTCAGTGAATCTCAGACAAGCTCCCAGATGCAAAATCTTTCTCCCTTTGCAAATGTGATG CCATCATATACGAATTCGTTGCCAAACACGCTTCTGGCAGCAAGTGTTCCTTCAGGTAGAGAATCTGATCTTCCATACCCATTTCCTGTGACACAATCGATGGGTACAAAGTATGGAAATTCAGTATCTTCCATTGGTGGTCCGTCCATATCCATGGCTGAG CTGACACCGCAAACAATATCTGGAACTAGTGTTGCTACAGGACCTGCTCTTCCTCAACACCTTGCTGCACATCCATATTCCCAGCCTACTCTTCCATTGGGACCCTTTGCCAACATGATTGGCTACCCATTCTTGCCTCAGAGCTATGCATACATGCCTTCTTTCCAACAAGCATTTGCTGGCAACAGCACATACCATCAGTCTCTAGCAGCAGTACTTCCTCAGTATAAGAACAGTGTCTCTGTCAGCAGTTTGCCTCAATCAGCTGCTGTTGCTTCTGGCTATGGTGCCTTTGGGAGTTCAACAACTGTTCCTGGAAACTTCACAATGAATCAGCCTGCTGCCCCTTCTGGCACAAATTTAGGCTATGATGATGTTTTGAGTGCTCAGTACAAGGATAGTAATCATTTAATCTCTCTTCAGCAg AGTGACAGCTCAGGTATGTGGCTGCATGGACCTGGTTCTAGAACAATGTCCGCTGTTCCTGCTAGCACATATTACAGTTTTCAGGGACAAAATCAACAACCAGGTGGATTTAGGCAAGGTCAGCAGCCATCACAGAATTATGGATCTCTtggataccccaacttttaccATTCTCAGACTGGGATGTCACTAGACCATCAACAACAAAATCCTAGAGATGGTTCCCTTGGCGGCTCCCAAGGCCAACCTAAGCAGTCCCAACAGATATGGCAAAACAGTTACTGA
- the LOC113709547 gene encoding uncharacterized protein isoform X1 translates to MGSGRGGSGATTATTATSTKTNNGNKSVNNGGAGGLQSIPSGSRKIVQSLKEIVNCPEAEIYAMLKECNMDPNEAVNKLLSQDPFHEVKSKREKKKEGKDTSESRPRGTSSTSNRGRIGTDRYPSRGGSSAESGALHGRPAHKKENGPNAYASSLSSTSAVAGNSTSRRPTSYSSDAAAAAAAASATATEVKGPALGMLDSASLVSQPSGYQPTWVGAPGQISMADIVKMGKPQSKASSTSHNVNHQHIQGSSSTAYQNLRFPEDHASKVPVEHLEPDVSSAQHASMDDEWPSIEQPVPTSLPSVSKPLVDHELHPDSSNLPFDTINIDSGADEVQAIEDGSVEDHEANHVGLPTISSRKLQEDNSGSASLFDNDLYRNRGSYQPQNHTYDLQGVEDGGMSVSSVTANLQELSLQKEDRELTVERDGPSVVIPDHLQVQSADCSHLSFGSFGSGIGASFSGPSASIPVKTNLEEAPTEADGSSVGHTETRNSEYYGDESLRNASDGNLFHRTGASTGSYDSSSASQPEPLKVESLDVERGNQYAFPSSTPGYSFENPQQLNIGFSESQTSSQMQNLSPFANVMPSYTNSLPNTLLAASVPSGRESDLPYPFPVTQSMGTKYGNSVSSIGGPSISMAEAVKNVGFSSTQLTPQTISGTSVATGPALPQHLAAHPYSQPTLPLGPFANMIGYPFLPQSYAYMPSFQQAFAGNSTYHQSLAAVLPQYKNSVSVSSLPQSAAVASGYGAFGSSTTVPGNFTMNQPAAPSGTNLGYDDVLSAQYKDSNHLISLQQSDSSGMWLHGPGSRTMSAVPASTYYSFQGQNQQPGGFRQGQQPSQNYGSLGYPNFYHSQTGMSLDHQQQNPRDGSLGGSQGQPKQSQQIWQNSY, encoded by the exons ATGGGGAGCGGCAGAGGAGGAAGCGGCGCCACCACCGCCACCACCGCCACCAGCACCAAAACTAACAACGGTAATAAGAGTGTTAACAATGGTGGTGCGGGAGGGTTGCAGTCGATTCCGTCGGGGTCTCGGAAAATAGTGCAGAGTTTAAAGGAGATTGTTAACTGCCCTGAAGCTGAGATCTACGCTATGCTTAAAGAATGTAATATGGACCCTAATGAAGCCGTTAACAAACTCCTCTCTCAAG ATCCTTTCCACGAGGTCAAGAgcaaaagagagaagaagaaagag GGTAAGGATACGTCTGAATCTAGGCCACGAGGTACAAGTAGCACTTCAAACCGTGGCAGGATTGGTACAGACCGATATCCCAGCCGTGGTGGGAGTTCTGCTG AATCTGGTGCTTTGCATGGTAGACCTGCACACAAGAAGGAAAATGGTCCTAATGCTTACGCAAGTTCTTTATCTTCAACATCTGCAGTGGCAGGAAATAGCACAAGTAGGCGGCCTACGTCCTATAG CAGtgatgctgctgctgctgctgctgctgccagTGCCACTGCCACTGAAGTTAAAGGGCCAGCCTTAGGTATGCTTGATAGTGCCTCATTAGTCTCACAACCATCTGGATATCAACCTACCTGGGTGGGAGCTCCTGGTCAAATATCAATGGCAGACATTGTGAAGATGGGTAAGCCACAGAGCAAAGCATCAAGTACATCTCATAATGTTAATCACCAGCATATTCAGGGGTCATCATCCACTGCATATCAAAATTTGCGGTTCCCTGAAGATCATGCTTCCAAAGTTCCAGTGGAACACCTTGAGCCAGATGTTTCTTCTGCTCAGCATGCTTCCATGGATGATGAGTGGCCTTCAATTGAGCAGCCAGTACCTACTAGTCTGCCATCTGTTTCTAAGCCTCTTGTAGATCATGAGCTGCATCCAGATTCTTCCAACTTACCCTTTGATACGATCAATATAGACTCGGGAGCAGATGAGGTTCAGGCAATTGAGGATGGCAGTGTTGAAGATCATGAAGCAAACCATGTTGGGCTTCCTACCATCTCCAGTAGAAAGCTCCAGGAGGATAATTCTGGGAGTGCATCTCTTTTTGATAATGATTTGTACAGAAACAGGGGTTCCTATCAACCTCAAAATCACACTTATGATCTTCAGGGAG TTGAGGATGGTGGTATGTCAGTGTCCTCGGTGACGGCTAACTTGCAGGAATTAAGTTTGCAAAAGGAGGACCGAGAGTTGACAGTTGAGAGAGATGGCCCTTCTGTGGTAATTCCTGATCACCTCCAAGTTCAGTCTGCAGATTGCTCGCACTTGAGCTTTGGGAGCTTCGGATCTGGCATCGGTGCTTCTTTTTCTGGGCCTTCGGCATCGATACCTGTGAAAACTAATTTGGAAGAGGCTCCTACAGAGGCAGATGGTTCATCTGTTGGGCACACAGAAACTAG AAACTCTGAGTATTATGGTGATGAGTCGCTGAGAAATGCCTCAGATGGTAATTTGTTCCATAGAACTGGTGCAAGTACTGGGAGTTATGATTCATCTTCTGCTTCACAACCTGAACCGTTAAAAGTTGAAAGTCTTGATGTTGAGCGTGGAAATCAGTATGCCTTCCCTTCATCTACACCTGGCTATAGTTTTGAAAATCCCCAACAGTTGAACATTGGATTCAGTGAATCTCAGACAAGCTCCCAGATGCAAAATCTTTCTCCCTTTGCAAATGTGATG CCATCATATACGAATTCGTTGCCAAACACGCTTCTGGCAGCAAGTGTTCCTTCAGGTAGAGAATCTGATCTTCCATACCCATTTCCTGTGACACAATCGATGGGTACAAAGTATGGAAATTCAGTATCTTCCATTGGTGGTCCGTCCATATCCATGGCTGAG GCAGTAAAGAATGTTGGTTTTTCATCAACGCAGCTGACACCGCAAACAATATCTGGAACTAGTGTTGCTACAGGACCTGCTCTTCCTCAACACCTTGCTGCACATCCATATTCCCAGCCTACTCTTCCATTGGGACCCTTTGCCAACATGATTGGCTACCCATTCTTGCCTCAGAGCTATGCATACATGCCTTCTTTCCAACAAGCATTTGCTGGCAACAGCACATACCATCAGTCTCTAGCAGCAGTACTTCCTCAGTATAAGAACAGTGTCTCTGTCAGCAGTTTGCCTCAATCAGCTGCTGTTGCTTCTGGCTATGGTGCCTTTGGGAGTTCAACAACTGTTCCTGGAAACTTCACAATGAATCAGCCTGCTGCCCCTTCTGGCACAAATTTAGGCTATGATGATGTTTTGAGTGCTCAGTACAAGGATAGTAATCATTTAATCTCTCTTCAGCAg AGTGACAGCTCAGGTATGTGGCTGCATGGACCTGGTTCTAGAACAATGTCCGCTGTTCCTGCTAGCACATATTACAGTTTTCAGGGACAAAATCAACAACCAGGTGGATTTAGGCAAGGTCAGCAGCCATCACAGAATTATGGATCTCTtggataccccaacttttaccATTCTCAGACTGGGATGTCACTAGACCATCAACAACAAAATCCTAGAGATGGTTCCCTTGGCGGCTCCCAAGGCCAACCTAAGCAGTCCCAACAGATATGGCAAAACAGTTACTGA
- the LOC113709547 gene encoding uncharacterized protein isoform X2, giving the protein MGSGRGGSGATTATTATSTKTNNGNKSVNNGGAGGLQSIPSGSRKIVQSLKEIVNCPEAEIYAMLKECNMDPNEAVNKLLSQDPFHEVKSKREKKKEGKDTSESRPRGTSSTSNRGRIGTDRYPSRGGSSAESGALHGRPAHKKENGPNAYASSLSSTSAVAGNSTSRRPTSYSDAAAAAAAASATATEVKGPALGMLDSASLVSQPSGYQPTWVGAPGQISMADIVKMGKPQSKASSTSHNVNHQHIQGSSSTAYQNLRFPEDHASKVPVEHLEPDVSSAQHASMDDEWPSIEQPVPTSLPSVSKPLVDHELHPDSSNLPFDTINIDSGADEVQAIEDGSVEDHEANHVGLPTISSRKLQEDNSGSASLFDNDLYRNRGSYQPQNHTYDLQGVEDGGMSVSSVTANLQELSLQKEDRELTVERDGPSVVIPDHLQVQSADCSHLSFGSFGSGIGASFSGPSASIPVKTNLEEAPTEADGSSVGHTETRNSEYYGDESLRNASDGNLFHRTGASTGSYDSSSASQPEPLKVESLDVERGNQYAFPSSTPGYSFENPQQLNIGFSESQTSSQMQNLSPFANVMPSYTNSLPNTLLAASVPSGRESDLPYPFPVTQSMGTKYGNSVSSIGGPSISMAEAVKNVGFSSTQLTPQTISGTSVATGPALPQHLAAHPYSQPTLPLGPFANMIGYPFLPQSYAYMPSFQQAFAGNSTYHQSLAAVLPQYKNSVSVSSLPQSAAVASGYGAFGSSTTVPGNFTMNQPAAPSGTNLGYDDVLSAQYKDSNHLISLQQSDSSGMWLHGPGSRTMSAVPASTYYSFQGQNQQPGGFRQGQQPSQNYGSLGYPNFYHSQTGMSLDHQQQNPRDGSLGGSQGQPKQSQQIWQNSY; this is encoded by the exons ATGGGGAGCGGCAGAGGAGGAAGCGGCGCCACCACCGCCACCACCGCCACCAGCACCAAAACTAACAACGGTAATAAGAGTGTTAACAATGGTGGTGCGGGAGGGTTGCAGTCGATTCCGTCGGGGTCTCGGAAAATAGTGCAGAGTTTAAAGGAGATTGTTAACTGCCCTGAAGCTGAGATCTACGCTATGCTTAAAGAATGTAATATGGACCCTAATGAAGCCGTTAACAAACTCCTCTCTCAAG ATCCTTTCCACGAGGTCAAGAgcaaaagagagaagaagaaagag GGTAAGGATACGTCTGAATCTAGGCCACGAGGTACAAGTAGCACTTCAAACCGTGGCAGGATTGGTACAGACCGATATCCCAGCCGTGGTGGGAGTTCTGCTG AATCTGGTGCTTTGCATGGTAGACCTGCACACAAGAAGGAAAATGGTCCTAATGCTTACGCAAGTTCTTTATCTTCAACATCTGCAGTGGCAGGAAATAGCACAAGTAGGCGGCCTACGTCCTATAG tgatgctgctgctgctgctgctgctgccagTGCCACTGCCACTGAAGTTAAAGGGCCAGCCTTAGGTATGCTTGATAGTGCCTCATTAGTCTCACAACCATCTGGATATCAACCTACCTGGGTGGGAGCTCCTGGTCAAATATCAATGGCAGACATTGTGAAGATGGGTAAGCCACAGAGCAAAGCATCAAGTACATCTCATAATGTTAATCACCAGCATATTCAGGGGTCATCATCCACTGCATATCAAAATTTGCGGTTCCCTGAAGATCATGCTTCCAAAGTTCCAGTGGAACACCTTGAGCCAGATGTTTCTTCTGCTCAGCATGCTTCCATGGATGATGAGTGGCCTTCAATTGAGCAGCCAGTACCTACTAGTCTGCCATCTGTTTCTAAGCCTCTTGTAGATCATGAGCTGCATCCAGATTCTTCCAACTTACCCTTTGATACGATCAATATAGACTCGGGAGCAGATGAGGTTCAGGCAATTGAGGATGGCAGTGTTGAAGATCATGAAGCAAACCATGTTGGGCTTCCTACCATCTCCAGTAGAAAGCTCCAGGAGGATAATTCTGGGAGTGCATCTCTTTTTGATAATGATTTGTACAGAAACAGGGGTTCCTATCAACCTCAAAATCACACTTATGATCTTCAGGGAG TTGAGGATGGTGGTATGTCAGTGTCCTCGGTGACGGCTAACTTGCAGGAATTAAGTTTGCAAAAGGAGGACCGAGAGTTGACAGTTGAGAGAGATGGCCCTTCTGTGGTAATTCCTGATCACCTCCAAGTTCAGTCTGCAGATTGCTCGCACTTGAGCTTTGGGAGCTTCGGATCTGGCATCGGTGCTTCTTTTTCTGGGCCTTCGGCATCGATACCTGTGAAAACTAATTTGGAAGAGGCTCCTACAGAGGCAGATGGTTCATCTGTTGGGCACACAGAAACTAG AAACTCTGAGTATTATGGTGATGAGTCGCTGAGAAATGCCTCAGATGGTAATTTGTTCCATAGAACTGGTGCAAGTACTGGGAGTTATGATTCATCTTCTGCTTCACAACCTGAACCGTTAAAAGTTGAAAGTCTTGATGTTGAGCGTGGAAATCAGTATGCCTTCCCTTCATCTACACCTGGCTATAGTTTTGAAAATCCCCAACAGTTGAACATTGGATTCAGTGAATCTCAGACAAGCTCCCAGATGCAAAATCTTTCTCCCTTTGCAAATGTGATG CCATCATATACGAATTCGTTGCCAAACACGCTTCTGGCAGCAAGTGTTCCTTCAGGTAGAGAATCTGATCTTCCATACCCATTTCCTGTGACACAATCGATGGGTACAAAGTATGGAAATTCAGTATCTTCCATTGGTGGTCCGTCCATATCCATGGCTGAG GCAGTAAAGAATGTTGGTTTTTCATCAACGCAGCTGACACCGCAAACAATATCTGGAACTAGTGTTGCTACAGGACCTGCTCTTCCTCAACACCTTGCTGCACATCCATATTCCCAGCCTACTCTTCCATTGGGACCCTTTGCCAACATGATTGGCTACCCATTCTTGCCTCAGAGCTATGCATACATGCCTTCTTTCCAACAAGCATTTGCTGGCAACAGCACATACCATCAGTCTCTAGCAGCAGTACTTCCTCAGTATAAGAACAGTGTCTCTGTCAGCAGTTTGCCTCAATCAGCTGCTGTTGCTTCTGGCTATGGTGCCTTTGGGAGTTCAACAACTGTTCCTGGAAACTTCACAATGAATCAGCCTGCTGCCCCTTCTGGCACAAATTTAGGCTATGATGATGTTTTGAGTGCTCAGTACAAGGATAGTAATCATTTAATCTCTCTTCAGCAg AGTGACAGCTCAGGTATGTGGCTGCATGGACCTGGTTCTAGAACAATGTCCGCTGTTCCTGCTAGCACATATTACAGTTTTCAGGGACAAAATCAACAACCAGGTGGATTTAGGCAAGGTCAGCAGCCATCACAGAATTATGGATCTCTtggataccccaacttttaccATTCTCAGACTGGGATGTCACTAGACCATCAACAACAAAATCCTAGAGATGGTTCCCTTGGCGGCTCCCAAGGCCAACCTAAGCAGTCCCAACAGATATGGCAAAACAGTTACTGA